One region of Oryza sativa Japonica Group chromosome 5, ASM3414082v1 genomic DNA includes:
- the LOC107276441 gene encoding GATA transcription factor 19 produces MLQELAPCTCGMLYGSCGGGCGGAAAAASAFSLLFPMAGGQYYYRQCGGVAEEDSRSPYGGGGAAVDCTLSLGTPSTRRAEAGAYGGGLQPWDVPSSARPGGGGGGKQDGAGVAPCNKEAPAAGRLPRRCANCDTMSTPLWRNGPRGPKSLCNACGIRYKKEERRAAAAVAPTPPPSLDTGAGYAYCYSRQPPPPPAPQWGCYGQAAAKSASYAMFDAADDGPCLSWRLNMMPSSPAFAVGERPGLFQYY; encoded by the exons ATGCTGCAGGAGCTGGCGCCGTGCACGTGCGGGATGCTGTacggcagctgcggcggcgggtgcggtggcgccgccgcggcggcgtcggcgttcTCGCTGCTGTTCCCCATGGCGGGCGGGCAGTACTACTACAGGCagtgcggcggcgtcgcggaggaGGACAGTCGGTCgccgtacggcggcggcggtgcggcggtggaCTGCACGCTGTCGCTCGGCACGCCGTCCAcgcggcgcgcggaggcgggCGCGTACGGCGGCGGGCTGCAGCCGTGGGACGTGCCGTCGTCGGCGcgccctggcggcggcggcggcggcaagcaggacggcgccggcgtggcTCCTTGCAACAAGGaggcccccgccgccggccgcctgcctCGCCGCTGCGCCAACTGCGACACGATGTCGACGCCGCTCTGGCGAAATGGTCCCAGGGGACCCAAG TCGCTGTGCAACGCGTGCGGGATCCGGTACAAGAAGGAGGAgaggcgcgccgcggcggcggtggcgccgacgccgccgccgtcgctggacACCGGCGCCGGGTACGCGTACTGCTACTCgcgacagccgccgccgccaccggcgccgcagTGGGGATGCTACGGCCAGGCCGCGGCGAAGTCGGCGTCGTACGCGATGTTCGACGCGGCGGACGACGGGCCCTGCCTGTCGTGGCGGCTCAACATGATGCCATCCTCGCCGGCGTTCGCCGTCGGCGAGCGGCCCGGCCTGTTCCAATACTATTAG